The nucleotide window TCGCGGTGCTCGGGGCGGATGAAGCCTTCGGCGACGCCGTGGTCGGCCAGGGCGAGGAGGGGCGCGTAGTAGTTCGCGACGTTCAGCAGGCCGCAGGGCTTGGGGTGGAAGCCGAGCTGCGACCACGTGAGCACCTCGAAGAACTCCTCGAAGGTGCCGAAGCCGCCGGGGAGCGCCACGAAGCCGCCCGCCAGGTCCGCCATCATCGCTTTGCGCTCGTGCATGCTGCCCACCACGTGCAGCGCGGTGAGGCCGGTGTGCCCGACCTCCTTCTCCTGCAATGCCCGCGGGATCACGCCGATGGCCTCGCCGCCGGCGGC belongs to Longimicrobiaceae bacterium and includes:
- a CDS encoding TIGR00730 family Rossman fold protein gives rise to the protein MKRVCVFCGSSRGVRPEYEAAARELGRELVARGMGLVYGGARVGLMGAVADAVLAAGGEAIGVIPRALQEKEVGHTGLTALHVVGSMHERKAMMADLAGGFVALPGGFGTFEEFFEVLTWSQLGFHPKPCGLLNVANYYAPLLALADHGVAEGFIRPEHR